TTCGGTAAGATGTTCTAAAGCCTTTTCAAGCTCCTCCTGTAATTCTTTTAAGGAATATTTTTCAAAAGGGTCTTCTTTATTATCTCCTATAAACTCAAAAATGTCCTCTTCTTCTAAATCAGGAATTCTCTGTTTAAAACTTTGAATGTCTATAAAAGTAATTCCTTTAATGTTTTCTAAAAGCTTATGATATTCGTCTAAACTTAAATTCATAGCCTCAGCAATCTCTGTTTCTTCTGGCATTCTTCCTAAATCTTTATATAAATCTTTTACTTTATTTTCTAATTCAGAAATTTTATCCCTTATACTTCTTGGTATTATATCTATTTTTCGAATTTCATCAAGCATCGCACCTTTAATTCTAAACTCAGCAAAGGTTCTAAATTTAACTTTTTTGGTAGGATCATATCGATGATAAGCCTCTATTAAACCTATAACTCCTGCAGACACCAAATCTTCTTTACTAATTACAGGCTGCCCTTGAAAAGAATATCTATTAGCCCAGTAGTTGATAGTTGGTAAAAACTCTTCTATCACCTTTTCTAAAGGAGGCTTTTGAAAAAGTACTTTATTAATAATCTTAGTAACCATACACTATCCTTTTTCGAGAAAGTTTTATCATAAAGACACCACCCTCTCTAAAAAAGCCTCTAACCCTTGAGAAGCTTGAGGATTGTATTTCATAAGTTTGTAGGCTATTTCTTTAATTTTTAAGCTACAAGGTTTATCTGGACACATTAAAAGATAAGGAACTTGAGAACGGATGGCTTTTTTTACACACTCATCATATGGAATTCCTCCGAGATAGGAAAGCTTTATCTCAGGTAAAAATTTTTCTTGTACATAAAGTAGTTGCTGATAGATTTTTTTTCCATCTTCTTCTTGATTTATCATATTTACTACTAAATAAAAATCTTTAATACGATGTTTTTTATAGGCTACTTTTATCAAGGCATAAGCATCGGCTATAGAGGTAGGTTCAGGGGTACAGATTACTATCCTTTCCCCCCCTAATAAAAAGAAAAACAACACGTTTTCTGAAATACCGGCTGAAGCATCAAAGATTAAGTAATCATAATTTTTAAAAGCCTCTTCCATTTGCTCTTTTAGAAGAAGTTTTTGCATAGAAGTTAGATGGGTAAGCTCTACTACTCCAGATCCTGCAGGTATGATGTCGATATTATAATCTGTAGAATAGATAATATCCTTAAGGCTCATTTCACCGTTTAACACATATCTTATATCATATTTCGGAGAAATACCTAACATAACATCCACATTTGCCAATCCTAAGTCT
Above is a genomic segment from Thermodesulfobacterium commune DSM 2178 containing:
- a CDS encoding sigma-70 family RNA polymerase sigma factor — its product is MVTKIINKVLFQKPPLEKVIEEFLPTINYWANRYSFQGQPVISKEDLVSAGVIGLIEAYHRYDPTKKVKFRTFAEFRIKGAMLDEIRKIDIIPRSIRDKISELENKVKDLYKDLGRMPEETEIAEAMNLSLDEYHKLLENIKGITFIDIQSFKQRIPDLEEEDIFEFIGDNKEDPFEKYSLKELQEELEKALEHLTEKERLVLALYYYEGLTMKEIAKVLECTESRVSQLHNQAIIKLRSILNQPKRGG
- a CDS encoding MinD/ParA family protein produces the protein MRSIAVASGKGGVGKTSFVINLSLALTQLQQKVLIFDADLGLANVDVMLGISPKYDIRYVLNGEMSLKDIIYSTDYNIDIIPAGSGVVELTHLTSMQKLLLKEQMEEAFKNYDYLIFDASAGISENVLFFFLLGGERIVICTPEPTSIADAYALIKVAYKKHRIKDFYLVVNMINQEEDGKKIYQQLLYVQEKFLPEIKLSYLGGIPYDECVKKAIRSQVPYLLMCPDKPCSLKIKEIAYKLMKYNPQASQGLEAFLERVVSL